A region of the Thalassoroseus pseudoceratinae genome:
CGCGTGGCGTTGGCGTTGGCATTGTCACGACCGCCGAAACCTGAGGAAATCGAATGGGGCGTGGAGTTGATCGAAAAGCTCGACACCGAGCAGGCTCTCTCGGAAGCGGAGTCGTTGAAATACTTCTGCTTGGTGGTCTTGAACCTCAACGAGTTCATTTACCTCGATTGATTTGGTAAAAGGATGGGATACACATTCCATCCGATCATCGAGGACAATATGCGTTTTCTACTCGCGTTCGCTGTTGTTGCGACCTATTTCAGTCCGGCCGTCGCTGCAGACCAATACACCGCGGATGTCGTCATCTACGGTGGCACCAGCGCTGCCGTGACGGCTGCGGTGCAGGTCAAACAGATGGGCAAGTCCGCTCTGATCGTTTGCCCGGATAAACATCTCGGCGGTTTGACGTCTGGCGGTCTTGGTTGGACCGATTCCGGTAAGAAAGACGCCATCGGCGGGCTCAGTCGGCAATTCTATCATCGCGTCTGGAAGTACTACCAAGACGCCGACGCCTGGACGTTCGAAGATCAAAGCAAGTTCGGCAATCGGAACCAAAGCCCACCTAGCAAGAACGGTGATGGCAGCACGATGTGGGTTTTCGAACCGCACGTCGCTGAAGCGATTTTCGAAGACTACATCGAGGAATACGACATTCCGGTTCATCGAGACGAATGGCTCGACCGTACAACCGGCAAAGGCGTGACGAAAAAGAACGGGCGGATTCAGTCGATCACGATGAAGTCCGGCAATACTTACGTCGGAAAGATGTTCCTCGACACCACCTACGAAGGCGACTTGATCGCGGCGGCCGGTGTCGATTACCACGTCGGTCGGGAAGCGAATTCGGTCTACAACGAAAAATGGAATGGTGTCCAAGTTGGCGTGTTACATCACGGTCACCACTTCAAGAAACCCGTCTCCCCCTACCGCACACCCGGCGACCCCGATAGCGGGTTGCTGCCACACATTTCGGACGAACCACCCGGCAAAAAAGGCGAAGGCGATCACCGATTGCAGGCGTATTGTTTCCGGATGTGTTTAACGAACGTCGATGAAAACCGCATTCCGTTTCCGAAACCAAGCGGCTACGACCCGGATGAGTACGAGTTGCTCGTGCGAGTCTTCGAAAGCGGTTGGCGGCAGGCGTTCAACAAGTTCGATCCGATCCCCAATCACAAGACCGACACCAACAATCACGGCCCATTCAGCACCGACAAAATCGGTGAAAACTACGATTACCCCGAAGCGACCTACGAACGCCGACGGGAGATCATCAAAGAACATGAAGACTACCAAAAAGGGTTGATGTACTTCCTAGCGAACGATCCGCGGGTGCCGGACGAGATTCGCACGAAAATGGCCAAGTGGGGGCTGGCGAAAGACGAATTCACCGATAACGGTGGTTGGCCGCATCAAATTTACGTCCGCGAAGCCCGTCGGATGATCGGGGATTATGTAATGACCGAACACGACGTGCTTGATGAGAAGGTTACGCCGAATTCCGTCGGGATGGGTTCTTACACGCTCGATTCACATAACGTGCAACGATACATCAAACCCGACGGCTATGTGCAGAACGAGGGCGACATCGGCGTGCATGTGCCGCGTCCTTATGAAATCAGTTACGGATCGTTGGTGCCGAAGAAGTCACAGTGCGAGAACCTGCTCGTGCCGGTGTGTGTGTCGTCGAGTCATATCGCCTTTGGATCCATCCGGATGGAACCGGTCTTCATGATTCTCGGCCAATCCGCAGCCACGGCGGCGTGTATGGCGATCGATCAAGCGATTGCCGTCCAAGAAGTGCCCTACCCCGAACTGCGGGAACGACTCCTGAAAGACGGGCAAGTGCTGGAACTGACCGATCCCGATGCGATTCTTTCTCGGAAACTTCCGGGTGTCGTCGTCGACGATCGGCAAGCCGAAAAAACCGGCCAATGGAAATCGTCTTCGACGAACCGTGCTTTTGTCGATGCTGGATACATTCACAACGACAACACCGAGCAGGGCAAAAAATCGGTTGTCTTCAAAGCGGAATTGAAACCCGGTCGGTATGAAGTCCGGATGTCTTACGCTCCGAACAACAATCGTGCCACGAACGTGCCCGTTGCGATCCATCATGCGGACGGAACGACTCTGCGTACGGTCAACGAACGGCAAAAGCCCGACATCGACGGCGTATTCGTCAGCCTGGGAACGTACACGTTCGATGCCGCGAACGCGTGGGTGCAAATCAACACGGACGAAACGGATGGATACGTGGTTGTTGATGCGATTCAATTCTTGCCGGCGAATAAATGACGTGACCGCGTGATTCAATTCGACAGGGAACTTTTCCGGTGAGTCAAGTTTCCCTGTCCGCGTCCGAATGAAAACCGGTATCTTTAAGTGTAGACGTGGAAATTGTCTGCGCGGATGCTCCACTATATGATATCCGTGGGTTCACTTCCCATTCTTTCGTACCACTTTGGTGGTCTTGCAACTCGGCGAGGTTGAAAATGCGTTGTTTCGTCACCCTCGTAACTCTCGTCACATTGGGGACGAGTCTGCTCGCCCAAGAGGGTCCAAAAGCGGACCCATTGGTCAAACCCATTTTACGGATGAATTCCGATTCTCCGTATTTGGCGATTAACGCCATGCGGTTCGATCAAAATGGCCAGGATTTGCACGCGGTTGGTTGGAACAAGCGGGTGCAAACTTGGAATTGGGATGCGGTAGCCCAATCAATTTCCGCCGATCCGCAGGATCTGTTGGAAGTTCCCATCGGTCCCGGTCGCCAAGGAAACTTGAACGCCATCGCCATTTCGCCGAGTGGACGTTGGGTGGCGGTTGGCGGCCGAAGTTTCGGACAACACGAAAGTGCCTACGACAACGATGGTCTGATGTGGCCCGCAGCGGCTCAATCCGATGAGCAGTTGGAAGCCCAGGGCGTAATCTTTGCCCATGATCGGCAGACCGGTCGCACATTGCGATTGAAGGGCACGCGTGGGGAAGTTCTTTCGTTGGAGTTCGTGAACCAAGGGCGGGAAGACGCTCTGCGGTTGGTTTCGCTGGCATTGGAGTTCGATCGGCAGGAAACCGAATTCGCCGGCACATTGCGGCTTTGGAATGTCCAAGACTCGGAATGTATCGCGGTGAACGAATCGCTGCCGACATTCCAGAAACAACCGCCATTTCAAATGGCTGTGTTCAACAATGGCCGTCGAGGTGTCACCAAAGTCGCTGTGACTTGGGGGGATCATACGGTTCGTGTGTGGAACACCGCGAACAATCAAATCACGAAGCATCAATTGGTGAACGCCTACGGAATCGCCACGCTTCCAACCGGCGAACTGGTCACAAGTACGCAGGGGGCACTGGGAACATGGACCGCCGCCGACGGGTTCGCATCGAAAGTTGCGTTGCCAGACGGTCGAGCACCGATCGAAGTGCAAACGTTCCGCAGTAACGGCAAGACCTACGTGTTCGCCGTCTGTTTCCATCGCTCAGGCCAACTCCAAATGGTTCTCGTCGACGCTACTCAACCGCAGTGGAAGATCGCGTCGGATTTCGTGTCGATTGGAAGTCTGTCCGCTCGTCCGTCATGTGCCGTCAGCGGGAAAAGCGATGTGATCGCGGTGGCACCGAACGGTGATGACACCGTGCGGATGTTTCTGTTGGCCGATTTACTTCGGAACCGAAACGAACCCCATCAGGTATTGAAGTCGTCGGTTGTTCGTCATTCGTCGGTCGAGTTCATTCGCAAAGATGGCGATCTCGGGCTTCGGCTTCGCTCGGAAGATCCGGACGGATCGGGCGATGGCATTCTCAGTTGGACCTTCGATTTCAATTTGACGAATGGCTTTACGGTCCCCGGACCGAAGGATGACCCAAACAACGATCAGCCCGTCGTCGATGATTGGGATTCCGCAAGTGCCGCCCCGAAAGGTTGGCAGGTCGCTCAAACCGAGCCTGCGAAGGTTGTCGTAACATCCCCCGACAACGAGTCTGCGACCGTGGCATGGCCGGATTCCTTGAAAATGACTGCTCATGCTTTCGTGCCGCCAATCGACAACCAACCGGCTCTGTTGGCGGTGGCGTTCAACCGTCTCGGTGAGCCGGTCTTGAACATTTACAACGCAGAGACCGGCGAACGTGTCCGACGTTTCTTCGGGCACTCTGCGTTAATTCAGGGGTTGAGCTTCGAGGAGAATGGCCAACTTTTGGCCTCCGTGGCCGATGACCGAACCACTCGCGTGTGGTCGCTACGAGACTTGTCCGAAACGATTGGAAAACTCGGACTGCTCCCCGGGGTGGTGGCCACAATGCGTGATGGCACACTCGTGATTGACCGCTTTGAGTCGACGACTCCCGAGGAAATCAAAACCGTTCTGCAAGAAGACGACGTCATCGAACACGCGGTGGTCCACGGCAAGGATCGCACGTTCCCGACGGCTCAACACTTCTATTGGTTGGTGTCGCGTTTGAAACCCGGCACGCAGCTCACGCTTTCCATCCGTCGTGGGGACAATGCTGGCCAACAGAAAACGGTGACAGTTGGTCAAGCGGTCGATGAACGAAAACCATTGTTTTCCTTGCTCTTTGGTCGCAATGCGAATGCTGAGCTGGAAAGCCGACCGTGGATTGGGTGGAGTCCGGTCGGTCCGTTCGAATCGAATAACCAGGAGTTCGAGGAGCTCGTCGGTTGGCACTTCAACACCCAGAACGCCGACCAACCCGCCGATTTCGTACCAATCGCCCAATACCGTCCCAAGTTCTACGGAACAGGTCTGTTTAAAGCTCTCATCGAGAATGATGGTCCGCCGGATATTTGGCCCCCGAAACCGGAAATTTCCGCTGGCGACATCTTTTTTATCGGTCCCGATGGGGATTTGTTACCGTCTGGGTCTCACGGGCACGTTGCGATTCCAGAGGGTGAAACGAACGTTGTTTTCGATTTGCCCAATGTCGATCCGCGACGTGTGCGGAGTTTCGGTCTATATAGCGGCAAAAAACGGCTTGGCGAATTCAAACCGTCGAAGACAATGACCGGTGCATGGGAAGCGAAGTTCGACGCGGCGAAATTAGGATCGGGGCCGACAGTCATCAGCGGGCGACCGGAAATCGAAGGAGATCCCAACCCCATTCGCGTTGGACGGGCGGGCATTCCGCGTCGAAAACCCGTGCCCGGTGATCCACCACCACTCGAATTGTCACCAGAGATGCCGAAAATTCGCATCGAGGTGGCGGAAGCGTTACGAGCGATCATCGCAGGAGACCAACCGTCAGCGGTGCCGGTGCAAGTTCGGTTCGATAAACCCGCCCCCGTCGCGTTCGATGTGCAATTTGAAAACGCTGGCGAACCGATTCTCAAGAACGGTAAGGCTCTGCGAAAGACCGCCAACAAAGATAAAACGACGTTGGCACAAGAAGTTCCACTTCAAGCTGGGAGCAACTTGTTGACCGTTCGGTTGATTGGACCGAATGGTGTGGAACGGTTGTCGAATGAAGTGGAAGTTCGCGTACTTCGTTTGCCCAGTGTGCTGGAATTGTCAGCCGAGACGGGGACGAATCCGATGGCAACGGTCACATCGCGAGTGCGATCGGAGTTGCCTTTGGTTCATCTTCAACTTCGAAACAACCAGGATGTTTTGGTCGATAGCGTTCCGCAGTACGAACCTGATCCTCATGTGAAAATCGCCGCCACCGAGAAACCGGACGAATGGCAAGTGTCGATTGATAGCGTGCCGTTGGCTGAAGGTACGAATCAATTGGAATTGATGATCTGGAACGAAGACGGCGCGTTGCAGAACACCGTGCAGACCAAAGTTGAGTGGGAACGACCACTCCCGCCGCCGCCTCGGATTCAACTTCAATTCGCTCGGGAAACAACGGTCGATACCTACGCCCCGAACTTCGAATTCACCGTGGAAACCGAAGCTAAACTGGACCGTGTTCAGATTCGGAACAATCGAGGAGCCTACCTGAGCCTAGATGTCCCGTTGCCGGTGGACAACAAATACACTTTCAAGCCGACGTTGCAATTCAATCAGGCGTCCAACCGGGTCGAGTTACTCGTGGTGGATGAGAATGGCAGCATGGATCAGCGGGAAGTCCGAATTTCCGTCGTGCATCAAGCGGTGCGGGTCGTAATTGATCAGCTGGTTTCGGCCGATCGTTCCGAAACGTTGACGCCGGAAGGGGACGGGCAATTTCTCGCGTTGGAATCTCCACCCGAAACACCCCGATGGCGATTGCATGGACGTCTCGTTTTGCCGACGAATGCAGACGACCAAGGCCGACTCCAGAATAAGTTCTGGATCAAATGTTGGGTCAATGGTTTTCTGCAAAAGTCCGTGCCGGTTCTTCGGCAGAATGCGGCTGATGGTGCAATCCCATTCTCGACGGACTTCATCTTAAACCGTGAGTCTTTCAACCGCATCGTTTTGGAACTTCCCGACGCACCCGATCACCCGGCGATTCTCGTGACCGATTGCCGAAATCCCGAGACGCGTCAGAAATTGCACATGTTCCTGGTTGGCTTGAATGAAAAGAACGGCGACCAGTTCATTGCTGACGCTAAGCGAGCGTTTCAGGTCACGGTCGATCAAGCACCGGCATTCAATAAAGTGATTCCGTACAAACCGTTAATTGATCAGTTCGACCCATCGGAATTCAATAGCTACCTGATTGAAGGTCTACGCCGTGTCCATATGCAGAATGGCGAGGAACCGTCGTTGGATGTGATTTTGCTGTATTATCGCGGGATCGAACGGACCATGCACGCCGGCCAATTCGCACTCACCACGCGAATCAACCCATCCAACGGAACTTCGGCTCAGCACTATGAAAGTCAGCGGCTGGCGAGAATTATGGAGCGGGCACCAGGCGCTCATCTCGTGATGCTCGACGTTATGCGACCCGACGGCCGGCCGGCGGAATTATGGCCGAGCGTTGCCCATTTGGGAGTGATCCGTGCGATTTGGTTTAATCCGGATTCGCCCGAAAATCAGACACTCTTCGGGATGATTGGCCAGGTTCTTCCACAGGCAACACGCATCGGTCGACTGGTTGAGGAACTCCGATCGCGTTTGCCGATTCCTGAATCCAGTTTGTTCGATTCGCAAATCCCAAATGAACTCCAAGACCTCGTTCTTGGTGATGAAGGGTGATAAACTTATTTCTCAGTTGAAGTTATGAAAAACGTGAAGGCTCGATTCGGGCTCTTCACGTTTTTTTTATGTGATGGGAGGAACTTGGGATCTGTTGAACTGTTCGGTAGTGATCAAAGTCACAACCGTTACAACCGGACCGACTTTGTCCACTGGTCCACATGAACGCTTATTTTGTCACAATCGATCGGATCGGCCAGACCGATTGAGTGACAATAGTGGCGAAAACGGCATGATCGGAATCGCCCGTCAATCACTCAGAACATGGTCGTTCGACAGGAGTTCGGCATGATGCCATTTTCAAAACAATTCACCCGATGGTCGGCGGCTGCCGCGTTCGGGATGTTCGTGACAGCGGGAGGGGCTTCCGCCCAACAATTGCCTTCCGGTTGGAAACCGTATAACCCGTATCCGACGAATGCGACGGGTCATGTTTCGCAGGTGGGCCACAAATGTGCCACACCGCCGGTTTACCATCCGCACGTTGTCCCGACTCAACCCGGTCAAGAAATGATGCCGGGAACCGAGATGCCAAGCACGATTCCACCATCGACGATGGACCCTTCGGTTCCACCGGTCACGCCGCCGACACCCCAAGACCCCATGGTCCCGCCGACTCCGTCAACGCAAGATCCAATGACACCGCCGGTCGCACCACCGACCACGCCTGACCCGGTGACGCCTCCGGTAGCACAACCACCCGCTGCACAACCGCCAGCCCAGCAACCGTTGGATTTGTCCTTCGATACCGGTTTGGCCGCCGGTGGCAATGAAGTGGCCTTCAACGCCGCACCGCCGATGCAAGGAAACTTGCTCCGTGCATACCGCGGAATCACGTTCCAATACCTGCTCTCGGGCGACCTGGCCGCTGCGAACCAATCGGGAACGGTTAACTTCCGGAACACGAAAGTCGCCGAGAACAACCTCGCCATCCCGGTCGATCGTTTGTCGTTCCGATACCAGTACTTCCGAAACGCACTGGATGTTGACGGCCTCGGTTTCACGGGAGACACACAATCGGAGTTTGGAGTTCCGGTTCAAGCCGTCGGTGACGCAGTTGGTGCCAGCCAAGCGTCAATTGACAACGTGATTCAGTCCATCGGTAGCTCGAATTTCGTTGCGACCTCGGATCAGCCCATCCAACAAGTGGGACCGGCTTCGAAGTCCTACGACGTTCACCTTTACACGTTCGATCTCGAAAAGACGTTGTTTGATGGATTGGCGTCGGTTGCCGTGCGTGTTCCGTTCGCGGATACGTTGTCTTCCGATCTGGACTTGGTTTCGGGACAGCTTAGTGGCTCACCGGATATCAGCACGAACTTTGGGGCCATCAACGCGAATGACATTCGTCCCGGAATCAATGCTACTCCGGGGCAAACTCTGGGGTTTGACGACGTTGAATTCCAAGACATTCAGTTGATCCTGAAGGGAATTCTTTACCAAAGTGCTGATCGTCGTTGGACCGTTTCCGGTGGTCTAGGTGTGACTGCACCGACCGGACCGGATCTCAACGTGCGAGTCACCGACTTCAGCGTGGATGATTTCGCATTCAATCGTTACCTCGGAACCGGCTCCGACCTGACCTTCGCGATCTTCAATCCCGATGGCTCGGCAGCACCCTCCCAGAACTTGGCGATCTTGCAAGGTGTGTTCCCGCTGGCGATCGACCAACGTGTTCGCACGTTCGACATCGAGAACGAAACCTGGGGGGTGTCACCGTTCATGGCCTTCACAGCCGTGCCCACGAATCGGTGGTACTTCAACGGTTTCTGGCAGTTGGATGTTCCTGTGAACTCCAGCAGCTGGACATACACCGAACGCGATGTTGACCTTCAAGGTGTGCTTCCCGGTGCGTCCGAGAACTTCGAGCAGTTCTCGAATTCCCAAAGCGGTGAAATCGACGACCAAGTTCTCATGCACCTCGACCTTGGTGGTGGATACTGGCACTATCGTGATCCGTGTGCGAAGTACGTCACCGGTCTCGCATCGCTGTTGGAACTTCACTACACGACCACGCTCAACGATGCGGACATCATCAACGTGGCATCCGAGCCAATTCGCGGCGATACCTTCAATGCCGATGGAACCCAACGTCAGTTCGAGCAAAGTCCTCGCATTGGGAACATTGGCAACCGGGTCGATATTCTCGACCTCTCCGTCGGTGCTCACACGCTGATCGGCAGCAACATGCTGTTGACCACCGGTTACAACGTGCCGTTGCGTGATGGCGAATTCGACCGGACGTTCGACGGTGAGTTCAGCGTGATCCTCAACGTCTTCCGCTAAACCGGATTCCGATGGTCTGTGTCGGTGGTGGGTTTGGGAAGCTCGTTGTCCCAGACCATCACGAGGCAGAAAACGGTTTCAACAAGAAATCTGACGAAGACTGCTTGATCTGTCTTCCCTGGCCGGCCGTTCGGTTGTCTTGACCGAGCGGCCGGTTTTCGTTTGGCGTCTACTGCATCTCCATAATCACGCGGAACGTGATGTAGTTCGCG
Encoded here:
- a CDS encoding FAD-dependent oxidoreductase, whose translation is MRFLLAFAVVATYFSPAVAADQYTADVVIYGGTSAAVTAAVQVKQMGKSALIVCPDKHLGGLTSGGLGWTDSGKKDAIGGLSRQFYHRVWKYYQDADAWTFEDQSKFGNRNQSPPSKNGDGSTMWVFEPHVAEAIFEDYIEEYDIPVHRDEWLDRTTGKGVTKKNGRIQSITMKSGNTYVGKMFLDTTYEGDLIAAAGVDYHVGREANSVYNEKWNGVQVGVLHHGHHFKKPVSPYRTPGDPDSGLLPHISDEPPGKKGEGDHRLQAYCFRMCLTNVDENRIPFPKPSGYDPDEYELLVRVFESGWRQAFNKFDPIPNHKTDTNNHGPFSTDKIGENYDYPEATYERRREIIKEHEDYQKGLMYFLANDPRVPDEIRTKMAKWGLAKDEFTDNGGWPHQIYVREARRMIGDYVMTEHDVLDEKVTPNSVGMGSYTLDSHNVQRYIKPDGYVQNEGDIGVHVPRPYEISYGSLVPKKSQCENLLVPVCVSSSHIAFGSIRMEPVFMILGQSAATAACMAIDQAIAVQEVPYPELRERLLKDGQVLELTDPDAILSRKLPGVVVDDRQAEKTGQWKSSSTNRAFVDAGYIHNDNTEQGKKSVVFKAELKPGRYEVRMSYAPNNNRATNVPVAIHHADGTTLRTVNERQKPDIDGVFVSLGTYTFDAANAWVQINTDETDGYVVVDAIQFLPANK
- a CDS encoding WD40 repeat domain-containing protein; this translates as MRCFVTLVTLVTLGTSLLAQEGPKADPLVKPILRMNSDSPYLAINAMRFDQNGQDLHAVGWNKRVQTWNWDAVAQSISADPQDLLEVPIGPGRQGNLNAIAISPSGRWVAVGGRSFGQHESAYDNDGLMWPAAAQSDEQLEAQGVIFAHDRQTGRTLRLKGTRGEVLSLEFVNQGREDALRLVSLALEFDRQETEFAGTLRLWNVQDSECIAVNESLPTFQKQPPFQMAVFNNGRRGVTKVAVTWGDHTVRVWNTANNQITKHQLVNAYGIATLPTGELVTSTQGALGTWTAADGFASKVALPDGRAPIEVQTFRSNGKTYVFAVCFHRSGQLQMVLVDATQPQWKIASDFVSIGSLSARPSCAVSGKSDVIAVAPNGDDTVRMFLLADLLRNRNEPHQVLKSSVVRHSSVEFIRKDGDLGLRLRSEDPDGSGDGILSWTFDFNLTNGFTVPGPKDDPNNDQPVVDDWDSASAAPKGWQVAQTEPAKVVVTSPDNESATVAWPDSLKMTAHAFVPPIDNQPALLAVAFNRLGEPVLNIYNAETGERVRRFFGHSALIQGLSFEENGQLLASVADDRTTRVWSLRDLSETIGKLGLLPGVVATMRDGTLVIDRFESTTPEEIKTVLQEDDVIEHAVVHGKDRTFPTAQHFYWLVSRLKPGTQLTLSIRRGDNAGQQKTVTVGQAVDERKPLFSLLFGRNANAELESRPWIGWSPVGPFESNNQEFEELVGWHFNTQNADQPADFVPIAQYRPKFYGTGLFKALIENDGPPDIWPPKPEISAGDIFFIGPDGDLLPSGSHGHVAIPEGETNVVFDLPNVDPRRVRSFGLYSGKKRLGEFKPSKTMTGAWEAKFDAAKLGSGPTVISGRPEIEGDPNPIRVGRAGIPRRKPVPGDPPPLELSPEMPKIRIEVAEALRAIIAGDQPSAVPVQVRFDKPAPVAFDVQFENAGEPILKNGKALRKTANKDKTTLAQEVPLQAGSNLLTVRLIGPNGVERLSNEVEVRVLRLPSVLELSAETGTNPMATVTSRVRSELPLVHLQLRNNQDVLVDSVPQYEPDPHVKIAATEKPDEWQVSIDSVPLAEGTNQLELMIWNEDGALQNTVQTKVEWERPLPPPPRIQLQFARETTVDTYAPNFEFTVETEAKLDRVQIRNNRGAYLSLDVPLPVDNKYTFKPTLQFNQASNRVELLVVDENGSMDQREVRISVVHQAVRVVIDQLVSADRSETLTPEGDGQFLALESPPETPRWRLHGRLVLPTNADDQGRLQNKFWIKCWVNGFLQKSVPVLRQNAADGAIPFSTDFILNRESFNRIVLELPDAPDHPAILVTDCRNPETRQKLHMFLVGLNEKNGDQFIADAKRAFQVTVDQAPAFNKVIPYKPLIDQFDPSEFNSYLIEGLRRVHMQNGEEPSLDVILLYYRGIERTMHAGQFALTTRINPSNGTSAQHYESQRLARIMERAPGAHLVMLDVMRPDGRPAELWPSVAHLGVIRAIWFNPDSPENQTLFGMIGQVLPQATRIGRLVEELRSRLPIPESSLFDSQIPNELQDLVLGDEG